A genomic region of Thunnus maccoyii chromosome 13, fThuMac1.1, whole genome shotgun sequence contains the following coding sequences:
- the LOC121909892 gene encoding short transient receptor potential channel 4-like, giving the protein MSQLYYRRTDSSSYRDRIPLRIVRAESELSPLEKAYLGAVEKGDYASVKQALEEAEIYFKININCIDPLGRTALLIAIENENLEIIELLLSFNVYVGDALLHAIRKEVVGAVELLLNHKKPSGGMQVPPILLDKQFSDFTPDITPIILAAHTNNYEIIKLLVQKGVSMPQPHEVRCNCVECVSSSDVDSLRHSRSRLNIYKALSSPSLIALSSEDPFLTAFRLSWELQELSKVENEFKSEYEELSQQCKQFAKDLLDQTRSSRELEMILNYRDDINLLEEEGNNDLARLKLAIKYHQKEFVAQPNCQQLLASRWYDEFPGWRRRHWAGKFFTCVFIGLLYPLFALCYLIAPKSRYGLFIRKPFIKFICHTASYLTFLFLLLLASQHIVTTEQDRQDRQGPAPTTVEWMILPWVLGFIWAEIKQMWDGGFQDYVHDWWNLMDFVMNSLYLATISLKIVAYTKYSGSKPRNQWEMWHPTLVAEAVFAIANIFSSLRLISLFTANSHLGPLQISLGRMLLDILKFLFIYCLVLLAFANGLNQLYFYYETKMSDEKGKCKGIRCVEQNNAFSTLFETLQSLFWSIFGLINLYVTNVDADHQFTEFVGATMFGTYNIISLVVLLNMLIAMMNNSYQHIADHADIEWKFARTKLWMSYFEEGATLPAPFNIIPSPKSFWYLMCWIKKQICKRTKSKRPETFGTLGRRAAENLRINHQYQEVLRNLVKRYVAAMIRDAKTEEGLTEENFKELKQDISSFRYEVMGMVKTGKPTLQGERKAGGSTVESSLAYPNALLKVSPCPPSSQLKSKLNRFKITTSILKHCSSTASPRPPEASNGLPNGLLNLVSDESSGEKSSQRRNFPKDFTDFGLFQKRHRGSNEATSGAGEISRKMYSLSEEAGESVGSDGEEQDKEHTAWSKDEKGLLEMEKKEEATVNEAPNEKSKQDGGEKETKDKDKECASCSDSVADECFSGSSREDA; this is encoded by the exons ATGTCACAGCTGTACTACCGGCGGACTGACAGCTCCTCATACCGGGACCGCATCCCGCTGAGAATTGTACGGGCCGAGTCGGAGCTGTCGCCCCTGGAGAAGGCCTACCTTGGAGCTGTAGAGAAGGGGGACTATGCTAGTGTCAAACAGGCTCTCGAG GAGGCAGAGATCTACTTCAAGATCAACATCAACTGCATCGACCCTCTCGGCCGCACAGCTCTGCTGATTGCCATTGAGAACGAGAACCTGGAAATCATTGAGCTCTTGCTGAGCTTCAACGTCTACGTCGGCGATGCCCTGCTGCATGCAATCCGTAAGGAAGTGGTGGGGGCTGTGGAGCTGCTGCTAAATCACAAGAAGCCTAGTGGTGGCATGCAG GTTCCTCCAATCTTATTGGACAAGCAGTTCTCTGACTTCACCCCTGACATCACTCCCATCATCCTCGCTGCACACACCAACAACTATGAAATTATCAAGCTGTTGGTGCAGAAAGGCGTGTCTATGCCGCAGCCACATGAG GTGCGCTGTAACTGTGTGGAGTGTGTGTCTAGTTCAGACGTTGACAGCCTGCGGCACTCGCGCTCACGCCTCAACATCTACAAAGCGCTGTCGAGTCCATCACTAATTGCGCTTTCCAGTGAAGACCCCTTCCTCACTGCGTTCAGGCTCAGCTGGGAGCTGCAGGAGCTCAGCAAG GTGGAGAACGAGTTCAAATCAGAATACGAGGAGCTGTCTCAGCAGTGCAAACAGTTTGCCAAGGACCTCCTGGACCAAACAAGGAGTTCCAGAGAGCTGGAGATGATCCTCAACTACAGAGATGACATCAACTTATTGGAGGAAGAGGGCAACAATGACCTGGCAAGACTCAAACTAGCTATCAAGTACCACCAAAAAGAG TTTGTAGCGCAGCCAAACTGCCAGCAGCTGTTGGCGTCCCGCTGGTATGATGAGTTCCCCGGCTGGAGACGGCGCCATTGGGCAGGGAAGTTCTTCACCTGTGTCTTCATCGGCCTCCTCTACCCCTTGTTTGCTCTGTGCTACCTCATTGCCCCTAAGAGTCGCTACGGCCTCTTCATCCGCAAGCCTTTCATCAAGTTCATATGCCACACTGCATCCTACCTGACCTTTCTCTTCCTGCTACTCCTCGCCTCGCAGCACATTGTCACCACAGAGCAGGACAGGCAGGACAGGCAAGGCCCCGCACCAACCACTGTGGAGTGGATGATCCTGCCCTGGGTGCTGG GATTCATCTGGGCAGAGATCAAGCAGATGTGGGATGGTGGTTTCCAAGACTATGTCCACGATTGGTGGAACCTGATGGACTTTGTCATGAACTCTCTATACCTTGCCACCATCTCCCTCAAGATTGTAGCCTACACTAAG TACAGTGGCAGTAAACCCAGGAACCAGTGGGAGATGTGGCACCCAACACTAGTAGCTGAGGCAGTGTTTGCCATAGCCAACATTTTCAGCTCCCTGCGCCTCATCTCGCTGTTCACAGCCAACTCTCACCTGGGGCCACTGCAGATCTCTCTTGGGAGAATGCTTCTAGATATCTTGAAGTTCCTCTTCATCTATTGTCtg GTCCTGCTGGCATTTGCTAATGGGCTGAACCAGCTGTACTTTTACTATGAGACCAAGATGTCAGATGAGAAGGGCAAATGCAAGGGCATCCGATGTGTGGAGCAGAATAACGCTTTCTCCAC GTTATTTGAGACCCTGCAGTCTCTCTTCTGGTCTATTTTTGGTCTGATCAATCTGTATGTGACCAACGTGGACGCAGACCATCAATTCACTGAGTTTGTCGGCGCCACCATGTTCGGCACCTACAACATCATCTCACTTGTAGTGCTCCTCAACATGCTCATAGCTATGATGAACAACTCCTACCAGCACATTGCT GATCATGCAGACATTGAGTGGAAGTTTGCCAGGACAAAGTTGTGGATGAGTTACTTTGAAGAAGGGGCCACCCTTCCAGCCCCGTTCAACATCATTCCCAGCCCCAAGTCATTTTGGTACCTCATGTGCTGGATTAAGAAGCAAATCTGCAAGAGGACGAAATCCAAGCGCCCTGAAACCTTTGGAACACTTGGG AGGCGAGCAGCAGAGAACCTGAGGATAAACCATCAGTATCAG GAGGTACTGAGAAACTTGGTGAAACGTTATGTGGCTGCCATGATCAGAGATGCCAAGACAGAGGAAGGCCTGACTGAAGAGAACTTTAAG GAGCTGAAACAAGATATCTCCAGTTTTCGTTACGAGGTGATGGGCATGGTGAAGACAGGAAAGCCTACTCTACAGGGGGAAAGAAAGGCCGGTGGCAGCACAGTGGAGTCCAGTCTTGCTTACCCCAATGCCTTGCTCAAGGTATCTCCCTGTCCACCGAGCAGCCAGTTGAAAAGCAAACTTAACCGATTCAAAATCACCACATCCATCCTCAAGCACTGCAGTTCTACAGCCTCACCCAGGCCACCTGAAGCCTCCAACGGTCTACCTAACGGACTCTTGAACCTGGTCTCTGATGAGAGCTCTGGTGAAAAGTCAAGCCAGAGAAGAAACTTCCCCAAAGATTTCACTGACTTTGGCTTGTTCCAGAAACGCCACAGGGGTAGCAACGAAGCCACGTCAGGAGCTGGAGAGATTTCTAGAAAGATGTACTCTTTGTCGGAGGAAGCAGGGGAATCTGTGGGCTCAGATGGAGAGGAGCAGGACAAAGAGCACACGGCATGGAGTAAGGATGAGAAAGGACTCTTGGAGATGGAAAAGAAGGAAGAGGCTACAGTGAATGAGGCCCCAAATGAAAAGAGCAAGCAGGATGGTGGAGAAAAAGAAACCaaggacaaagacaaagagtGTGCATCCTGCAGTGACTCAGTAGCTGATGAATGTTTTTCTGGGTCATCCAGAGAAGACGCGTAA